A single window of Rubripirellula lacrimiformis DNA harbors:
- a CDS encoding Hsp20/alpha crystallin family protein — protein sequence MFQPRFDITESENELTLYGDLPGVMQDDLDIRYENEQLVIAGRVEPRNATMQVLRREYGVGDFRRAFTIGESIDADAINAEVHNGVLVVHLPKAEAAKPKRIAVKAV from the coding sequence TTGTTTCAACCCCGGTTTGACATCACCGAAAGCGAGAACGAACTGACTCTCTACGGCGACTTGCCAGGCGTCATGCAAGACGATTTGGATATTCGCTACGAGAACGAGCAGCTTGTCATTGCCGGCCGAGTGGAGCCACGCAATGCAACCATGCAAGTGCTGCGGCGGGAATATGGCGTCGGTGATTTTCGACGTGCCTTCACGATCGGCGAATCGATCGACGCCGACGCGATCAATGCGGAAGTGCATAACGGTGTCTTGGTCGTGCATTTGCCCAAGGCCGAAGCCGCCAAGCCTAAGCGAATCGCCGTCAAGGCGGTTTAG